The sequence TGACGCCTTCCTTCTTCCGATTGCTAGCCATGACGGCCGCAGAATAAATGGCCGTCATTCTGCCCGGCGCAGCGTCAAAATAACCTCTAGGGGCGTCAATCATGATAACATCCCACTCCGTCTCATAGATCTCGGCTGGCAAATCAGTAAGGGCAAGCTTACACTGAGAAACCCTAAGCCCGTTGCTAGGGTTACATTTAGACTCTGCCTCAGATCTGTAGTAAGCCAGAAGCTCATCCGCCTGCGAAAGTTTCGTAGGGTAATCAACATGAAAGGCCTTACCTTCAAGCTGAGGATGCCCCCTCAGAGCTTCTTTAATCCAGTTGGAATCTTCCTCAAGAAAAAGAGTTTTTCCCCTAAAGTTCAGGGCATTCCAGAGACTGCTGTCATGGCCTAGGCCAAAGACAAGAAAATTACAAGGGCTTCGCTTCGACAGAACATTAACTGACAGCTGGATCTCAGCCCTGTTCTGCTGCGGTATAATTGTAGTCGTGGCGTAGTGCAATAGGGCGCTGGAAACCTGTGGCGGAAGCCATCCTTCCGCTGAAATACAGTTTGACTGAATCAGAGATCCAAGTCCCCCTGTTCCTTTGCCCTGCAAGAACAAAAACACTGAAATAAAGGCGAGCGTAAGGAAAATGCCTGCAACCAGGCTCCTCAGAACCCATGGATTTTCAGGCAGCGAAGTCTTGATGGCCTTCATTGCACCGCCTGAGATAATATCTACGGGCAAATAGTGTTCTTCGATGTGGCCTCCAAAATTTGAAGGACCAAAGTGGGTAGAATAGGGTCGTCCGTACACCTACTTCATTATCGTAGTCGGATTATGTTGGTgtgatctggatttctaatcaggGTGAATTTATCTTTAATATTTTCCTTGATTTGCGTGCCTGCAGAGGTTGTAACTCGACGGTTGGATCAGAGAAAGATGTGCGGTGGAATCTGTGGCTCTTCAGAAATCTGTCGCTTTTATTGTAAAGTGATAAACCCGTTTCTGATGCGATTGTCACTTTTCACCTTCAGAACTGTACGTATTGCTGTCTGCTACTTGTGTTGTTTACCAACCCCGGATGGAATTCAATAATATTTATTGTATATAAttcttaattaaatatatttaccgTACTCAATTTACAATAATATatttctatttatagatttttaattgttctcatattttatttatttaacgaGCTTTCCAATGGAGttcaataatatattttatttttgaaataatttgtaTTTTAAGTAATCTAGGTTAATTCATTAGGTAACGATTAATTTAGATTGATTATGTCAGCAGTGATTTTTTTGgtcttatattttatattaaacaaAGCAAGATTACAAATCATAGATGTTATCAAAGATAGTATGATGGAGATTtaggataatttttttaaaattaacaaTATTTAAACATATGGTTGACCATAACATTTATTTAGTTTGTATTTTTATATAATTTAGGTATGATGTATTTAAAGATATGGAAAGTAGATACAAATATAAAAGGGTTATAGTTTTATGAGCAAAGAATGAATGTCGTTTAAGAAGATTATGGACTTTATTTTTACTGGTATGGTAAAAGTTACTTTTGTGTTAATAAAATGCCTTGAGTTTCATGTTGAATATTTGTTGTATCAAAGAATGTCATTTTAGGAAGATTATGAACGTGATTGGTGTTGGTATCGATAAAAGCTATCTTTGTATTAATAAAATGTCTCAAATTTTGTGTTGAACCTTTACTCTATGTCAACCTAGGTCCCCAAGTCTAGGTCTATTATATTGTTAGAAATTCATCCACTATATAATGATTTGGCCCTACTAAATGTGTACCCTTTACGATACATCTAAGGAATTTGTCTGTACTTGGTTATATATGTGTGTAGACATGTAAAATTTGTTGTCCTAATTGGCTTTTAATCTCAGGTGGATTcatttcatttttatgcattattatatttatttgttggcaattgacactcaattggttggttttactatgtttttgatattagaagcaaccaaaaaacaagggggctgacccattGGAACAACGAGGAAAACAGTGGCAGAACCATTGTCCGCATAAAATCAATAGAGTTACAGCCCTTTACCTCTATAAAAAACTATGATCATTCTACGTAAGTTTAGCAAATATAAAGCAGTATTAAATAAAGTTTTAGACATATGCCACTCAGGGCAATAAACATAGAAGTTCAAATAAAAACATAGGCTAACGGTATTCGCCCACAGGCTACTAAGAGTAGACAAAAAACCAGCTTTCCACAGCATAGAGAGCAATCATTTATTtttcccatggctcctcttggggaggagctttcttgcccattccttgCTGAGGAATTTGAACAGGGTCTTGTAGTCCTCATcgtccttgcctttacccttggaagCACTTTCCTGCATGAGGCACAGAGTGGTAGCCGAGCAGCGCATCACATTCAACGCGAATTTAGAAACATCATTAGTTGTctaccgacaaacacttcaccaacactaacaggatggaaggatttctttggttaccgacaatgcagggcGACATGTTTTAGAATAAGGTtgtcggtattggaggccgacatctcttggatccaacatcggcaattgattttgatattcatgtatttatgttatctagccgacatgtaatttgatattgcaaATATCTTTCTAAGCCGACATaaagcatgataaattgtatagggtatataagtcagttggattagatcattttggaagtggaaatggtgatggatatgtgaatttgcgatatcatgtgaatatgtattaggaaggagatgcgaaatatatctgagagatcatgtatgtgaggatatttatgtaagggttattctgataatgggtttagggtttcagaccggaacaaacatagcttaaccggaactgtattttagcataaaagatgctatcttagtcaTTCACTCATTTCTTCGAATtgaagtctggatttatatgtagtcagtgaggcttcttttgtgattgagtagtgtgctctaggttgtaagccttcttgtaaGTGCAGACCCTAtactttgtaatatctcttcaaatgaccagtgaattgatattgtgggtcacaaatatcactgtggtttttcttctttgaggttttccacgtataattctatgtgttatggtgttcataaatatgtgattggcttattggttcctttacttctttcaattctatatgtaccggttggtgtatgcatgttttaataaggctaaatttGATCATTCcgatataacattgattcaccccttccccccc is a genomic window of Cryptomeria japonica chromosome 7, Sugi_1.0, whole genome shotgun sequence containing:
- the LOC131030016 gene encoding arabinogalactan O-methyltransferase 1, which translates into the protein MKAIKTSLPENPWVLRSLVAGIFLTLAFISVFLFLQGKGTGGLGSLIQSNCISAEGWLPPQVSSALLHYATTTIIPQQNRAEIQLSVNVLSKRSPCNFLVFGLGHDSSLWNALNFRGKTLFLEEDSNWIKEALRGHPQLEGKAFHVDYPTKLSQADELLAYYRSEAESKCNPSNGLRVSQCKLALTDLPAEIYETEWDVIMIDAPRGYFDAAPGRMTAIYSAAVMASNRKKEGVTDVYLHDVNRRVEKVYAEKFLCKKNLVASSGRLWHFQIAPANGSFKGFCQ